A section of the Veillonella criceti genome encodes:
- the ribE gene encoding riboflavin synthase, which produces MFTGIIEEVGKVVSAQRSAQAMRLTIEGQKIFEDMEVGCSISVNGVCLTVTSFTGRQFVADVMPETVNMTTLVTVSSGQAVNLERAMAADGRFGGHMVAGHVDGQGRIRNIRKLDNSVIFTIETTPDVLDYIIYKGSIAVDGASLTVSKREDTYFEISIIPHTIANTILAKATVGTVVNLETDIAGRYIRHFMNQTREESPRQGLSKDWLASKGFI; this is translated from the coding sequence ATGTTCACCGGAATTATTGAAGAAGTAGGCAAAGTAGTAAGTGCCCAACGAAGTGCTCAGGCTATGCGCCTTACCATTGAAGGACAGAAGATTTTTGAAGATATGGAAGTTGGATGCTCAATTTCTGTTAATGGTGTTTGTTTAACTGTTACCTCATTTACAGGGCGACAATTTGTAGCTGATGTTATGCCTGAAACGGTGAACATGACGACCTTGGTTACTGTTTCATCAGGACAAGCTGTTAATTTAGAACGAGCTATGGCAGCGGATGGACGTTTTGGTGGACATATGGTAGCAGGTCACGTAGATGGACAAGGACGAATTCGAAATATTCGTAAGTTAGACAATTCAGTTATTTTTACTATTGAAACAACACCAGATGTATTAGACTATATTATTTACAAAGGGTCTATTGCGGTAGATGGTGCGAGTTTAACTGTTTCTAAACGAGAAGATACTTATTTTGAAATTTCTATCATTCCACATACGATTGCTAATACAATTTTAGCGAAAGCTACGGTTGGTACGGTAGTTAATTTAGAAACGGATATAGCAGGCCGTTATATTCGTCATTTTATGAACCAGACTCGTGAGGAATCGCCCCGTCAAGGGCTTTCCAAAGATTGGTTAGCTTCGAAGGGATTTATATAA
- the ribD gene encoding bifunctional diaminohydroxyphosphoribosylaminopyrimidine deaminase/5-amino-6-(5-phosphoribosylamino)uracil reductase RibD, which produces MARALELATKATGRTHPNPMVGAVIVKDGHIIGEGFHHKAGEAHAEVNALQQAGDEAKGATLYVTLEPCAHYGKTPPCAKRVIEAGIQRVVIGVVDPNPLVGGKGIEMLREAGITVSTGILTSECAKLIEGFLTYIKTGRPFVTLKSAMSLDGKIATRTGHSQWITNETARQDGHRLRATHDVILTGIGTILSDNPSLNCRLPIETLASDNKESSSVDTTPLHQPDVVVLDSLGRTPLEANIFKQANRHVYIFVSPACEAETVEALRNKGAKVITVDATYSGLDIGQILETLGDLGFTSVLVEGGSHVIASFVEAKAFNKIVTYIGNTIIGGQEALGAVTGQGIDQLVDGIQLRFESATILDNNIRLESYVMEGRGTECSPELLKK; this is translated from the coding sequence ATGGCACGGGCTTTGGAATTAGCAACTAAAGCAACGGGACGTACGCATCCGAATCCAATGGTGGGGGCTGTGATTGTTAAAGATGGACATATCATTGGTGAAGGCTTTCATCACAAGGCGGGTGAAGCACATGCAGAAGTTAATGCGTTGCAACAAGCTGGTGATGAAGCTAAAGGCGCAACTTTGTATGTAACATTAGAGCCTTGTGCTCATTATGGTAAAACGCCACCTTGTGCTAAACGAGTTATTGAAGCTGGGATTCAGCGTGTTGTTATAGGGGTAGTTGATCCGAATCCACTTGTGGGCGGTAAAGGCATTGAAATGTTACGAGAGGCTGGTATTACAGTTTCTACAGGTATACTTACTTCTGAGTGTGCTAAATTAATTGAAGGATTTTTAACGTATATCAAAACAGGCCGACCATTTGTAACATTGAAATCAGCCATGTCTTTGGATGGTAAAATTGCAACTCGAACAGGACATTCACAATGGATTACTAATGAAACAGCTCGGCAAGATGGACATCGACTGCGCGCTACTCATGATGTAATTTTAACAGGTATTGGTACTATATTAAGCGATAATCCTAGCTTAAATTGTCGTTTGCCTATAGAAACTTTAGCAAGTGATAATAAAGAAAGTAGTTCTGTTGATACTACACCATTACATCAGCCCGATGTGGTAGTTTTAGATAGTTTAGGCCGCACGCCCTTAGAGGCTAATATATTTAAACAGGCTAATCGACATGTATATATTTTTGTGAGTCCTGCTTGCGAAGCGGAGACGGTTGAAGCCCTTAGAAATAAAGGGGCTAAGGTAATAACTGTTGATGCTACATACAGTGGTCTTGACATTGGCCAAATTTTAGAAACATTAGGTGACCTTGGCTTTACGTCTGTATTAGTAGAAGGTGGCAGTCATGTAATTGCTTCTTTTGTCGAAGCGAAAGCGTTTAATAAAATTGTTACTTATATTGGTAATACAATTATTGGTGGTCAAGAGGCCTTAGGTGCTGTTACTGGTCAAGGTATTGATCAATTAGTGGATGGTATACAACTACGCTTTGAATCAGCCACCATATTAGATAATAATATTCGTTTAGAATCGTATGTAATGGAAGGGAGGGGCACTGAATGTTCACCGGAATTATTGAAGAAGTAG
- a CDS encoding RNA polymerase sigma factor, with protein sequence MLNPVTNHLLQPLSERNYLALAKQGNQKALKQLCHQYEGLIRKYAHITAVHCESDDIESLLWELFIRAIKEYDTEGTVPFSGFVQSRIRYGQYNAFKKLRRQWQHESFIMNTPTEGEDSAMTFEDLLTPTQSAEDTVINAQNKRWIKEAFQKLAKPQQQLLFDYYIQDKPLAALARQYGISRQAMQQHKNRALTALTVFYNEISNNFGNEVTCNE encoded by the coding sequence ATGTTAAATCCTGTAACAAATCATCTACTACAGCCATTGTCTGAAAGAAATTACCTAGCCTTAGCCAAACAAGGCAATCAAAAAGCCTTAAAACAACTTTGCCACCAATATGAAGGCTTAATACGAAAATATGCTCATATAACAGCTGTTCATTGTGAATCAGACGATATAGAAAGTTTATTGTGGGAACTTTTCATTCGCGCCATAAAGGAATACGATACAGAAGGTACAGTACCCTTTTCAGGCTTTGTACAAAGTCGAATCCGCTATGGTCAGTACAATGCCTTTAAAAAATTACGAAGACAATGGCAACACGAGTCTTTCATCATGAACACACCTACCGAAGGGGAAGACTCAGCCATGACCTTTGAAGATCTCCTTACCCCTACTCAAAGTGCCGAGGACACGGTAATAAATGCGCAAAACAAACGTTGGATTAAAGAAGCGTTTCAGAAATTAGCTAAACCACAGCAACAACTATTATTTGATTACTATATACAAGATAAGCCACTAGCAGCATTAGCCAGACAATACGGTATTAGTCGTCAAGCTATGCAACAGCACAAAAATAGAGCCTTAACAGCCTTAACAGTCTTTTATAATGAAATATCAAATAATTTTGGGAATGAGGTGACATGCAATGAATAA
- a CDS encoding GH25 family lysozyme — protein MNNSPSYGIDISEHNGHIDWESVKRAGITFAVIRLGYGQGHLDSLFYEHVNTALTASLAIGIYYYSYATNCELAAKEAQYVLHTLQGCGLTPAKLPLGVWYDIEDSSILDACEMPDIQKQSVTNIASTFVNQLWQNGYTFTGIYANLNWWTHYLDISQLSCPQWCAQYNVTCDWPTAHMWQYTNNLTIGHKQFDGNIL, from the coding sequence ATGAATAATTCGCCCTCTTATGGCATTGATATTAGTGAACATAATGGTCATATTGACTGGGAATCGGTAAAAAGAGCAGGTATTACCTTTGCCGTAATCCGTCTTGGCTACGGTCAAGGTCATTTAGACTCTCTCTTTTATGAACATGTGAATACAGCACTTACGGCTAGTTTAGCCATAGGAATTTACTATTATAGCTATGCCACCAATTGTGAATTAGCTGCTAAAGAAGCGCAGTATGTACTGCATACTTTACAAGGCTGTGGACTGACCCCAGCAAAACTGCCGTTAGGCGTATGGTATGATATAGAGGATTCAAGTATACTCGACGCTTGTGAAATGCCAGATATACAAAAACAAAGTGTTACCAATATTGCGAGTACCTTTGTCAATCAACTTTGGCAAAATGGGTACACGTTTACAGGTATCTACGCCAATCTTAATTGGTGGACTCACTATTTAGATATTTCACAATTAAGCTGTCCACAATGGTGTGCGCAATACAATGTGACTTGCGATTGGCCCACAGCTCATATGTGGCAATATACAAATAATTTAACCATTGGCCATAAGCAATTTGATGGCAATATACTTTAA